GAACAGACAACACGGCTGGTGTCTGCAGACAGAGGTACAGCTGCCTGCAACAGTAACAGCAACATCCAACCTCTGGATTATCACTGGAGGAtttttctctgtggagtttTGATCATACACTGTGCAAAAACTAAGTGTCCTGCAATCTTGTGGCATTCAAGAGGTGTCAGTGTGGTGAGTGATtaggaaaggggggggggatttaaagGAATTAGCACAGATTAAAGTTAAACCGGACATTATGGCAGTGGCTACTCCACACCTGCAGCAGGAGTGGGAGGAATGGAAGAAAATTatggaggagaacaggaggaggacatTGAGTGAGAGGCTGAGTCGTTGGCCAAATCTGCAGCtgcatgaggaggaggacgatggGGAGGAAACGGAGGAggacagtgaggaagaggaggaaaatgaagCAGGTGGGACAGAGAAGGAAGGGAGCgagcaggagggagaaggagagaagaaggtAGAGCTAAAAGTGATGGTGAATGATGAACAAgtcacagaggaagagaaagaaaataagggagagagggatgttGAGGAGGACaagcaggtggaggagagggaggtgacagaagaaatggagggaggaaagaagggGGAGGTGTGGGAGGTGACAATCGCACAGCAACAGGAGGAAGTTGGGGAaagtgagggagtgagtgaaGAGCTAAATGTGGAGACGATGATGGAGCCAGAAGAAATAGAGGAAGAAATTAAGGAGAAGAGGGAACACAATGGGGTGATAGAGgcagaggaacaggaagtgggaGGGGAATGGAGAGATAATGAAGAAGACAGGGAGGataaagggaggagagaggtgaaagaggaggaggaaaaggaagtgACGCAAGCAGAAATAGTTGGAATTGGGGAtgggagggaggatgaggagatgataaggagggaaggagggctGATAGAAGCAGAGCgatgggaggaagagggagcagTGGAGGAAGCGATTGAGCCTGAGGTAAAtagggaggtggaggaagatgtcgaagaggaggaggaagagcaggtaCAAGAGGAAGCTGACAGGAGTAGAATAGACGAAGAAAACTTCACAGATTCATTTGAATCTGATGAAGATGCTCGGCGGATGGGATCGGAGGATGAAGGTTATAATTCTGAAAGATTGAATAACGGAAAAAGAGCCGTAGAGGAACAATGCAAGGATCCCAAGGAAGTGGAAGAACGAAGGAGGAATGACAGTAGAATCCTTGGAGTGTGgactgaagaggaggatgagagcgAGAAGCTGACAAATGAGGAAGACTCGTTCACAGGATCCAGAGGAGAGTTTGAGGAGGATCCAGAAAAGCTTCTGGAGGAACAAGATGACTCATCagatgaagaggaagcagaTCATATATCATACAAAGACATGGATTgtaatgatgaagatgaggggaAGGTTTACTGCAAAGACGATTATCCCACCGATTTATTTCGCACTTTGACAGAGTTCAGGGACTCTGCCCTTCTCACCGACCTACATTTGAGCACAGAGGTTGGGAAGAGTTTCCAGGTACACTCCCCTGTCCTGGCTGCTGTCAGCTCCGTTGTCCGGGAAAGCCTGAGTAGAAGAAATATAGAAAACGATAAAAGAGAAGATGATACAAGGTGGTCAATGTCTCTGGGTCCAGGAGTGGATGCTGTTGGATTAGAGGCAGTTGTGGAGTTTGCCTATTCCGGATTTATGTCCCGACTGGACAAGGACACGGTGAATCAGATAAAGGGTGCAGCTCAAACACTCTGCGTCCCCCGAGTGATGGATCTCTGCAACGAGGAAGAGTCACCAAAAACTGGAGGACgtaagaaagaagaaaagatcTCTGCTGCGGAGGAAAGGAAGATCAGTCTTCAGTCCATCAAGCAGCTGTGGATGGACAGGGTGGGCTGTGATGTCACTTTGGAAGGTATTGGAGAATCGCTTCCGGGTGAGTAGACCACcaatgaatgtgtttatgtaaaagtttaaaggagacatattgtgctTCATATCCtggttgatcattttaatttgtgttattactttaaaatgttttcatgctctaatgttcagaatcactttcctcagactgtccatcgctgcagctcctctcttcagcctctgtctcaaacacttggttttagctcctgtctctttaagacccccctcctgataaagcccagtctgctctgattggccagttggCCGGTATGCGCTGCATTATGCAGATGTGGGGCATCGTGATCTTGaagttaaaacagaaaacatttctttgtgaGGGAGCGTTCCATCAAGAGATAACTGAACCGTACATTAGATCATAATTCTGTAATGTTTCCAAATTACTTGAAAAGATTGTGGTTTGGATATTACCATGATGTAATTTAATCATCTTTCATGGAACAAAGAACATGCAGAGGCTTGTCTGTAGTAAATTGGGTCTTTTTACTCAACACCCTCGTCTGTTTAGTCCACAGAGTCATCCTGGCTGCAGGAAGCGACTACTTCCATGGCATGTTTACCTCGGGGATGAGGGAGTCCCATCAGCCTCGTGTGGCTCTCCCCTCCCTGTTGGCGTCTGAGCTGGAGCTTCTGGTCGGCTGCTCCTACAGCGGCGCTCTGCCCCTCAGCTGGAGCTTTGTCTTTGAGATTACCAGCACCACCCTCCAGCTCCAATATCAGCCAGCCCTCTCCATGTGTCTCGACTTCCTGCAGGCAGAAATCAATCCCCTCTCCTGCCTGGATGTGGCATCTTTTGCTGAGGCTTACGAGATGGTGCAGCTACGCGAAACTGCGGACGACTTTGTCATGCGACAATTCGAAAAGGTAGCGTGCACCTTAAAGTTCAAGGATCTCCCAGCCAAGCAACTCCTCAAGTACTTGAACAGTCACTCACTCTGCGTTCCATCTGAGCTCGTTGTATTCAAAGCAGTGGTAGCATGGATTCAAGCTAAGCCCAAGAAAAGGCTCAAACTTGCTAAGGTGTTAATGAAAACTATCCATTTTCCCCTGATGACATTCAAGGAATTCAAAGAAGTCCAGTCTTGGGATATTTGGACGCATCACAGCCTGGTCGAGCTCTACGAAGCAATCTTTGAGGAGTTCTGGTCCAATGAGATTTCCCCAGAGAGTCAGTGCCGCATCTATCTGCCAAAAGAGAGTCTGGTCTTGATTGGGGGTGACCAGACCTCTGAAGACCTATCTAGCCGCAGCATCAGCAGAGAACTCTGGTTTGGAAATTCCCTGAGGAGCCATACAGGGATAAAAAAGGCCATAGAGTGGAGACGGTTGGGAGAAATGCCAGAGTCGGTGAGGTTCAGTCACGAGGTGGCGGTGCTCACAGGACAACTATACGTGTTCGGGGGAAAAAAGTATTATGGCACCTGTGACACCCTGAATTCTGTTTACAGGTGAGGGAAGTTGCTGTTGAACATTCATGTACAGTTTTTCCCATCCAGTATCTATCACTGCTTCTATACATATATTGTTTGTCTCCACATCTGTAGGTATGACCCCCATCAGAACAGCTGGGAGAGTCTGGCTGACATGCAGCAAATGAGATGCCTCTTCTCTGTGGTTGTGCTGGACGGAAAGATGTTCTCCATCGGTGGACACTGTGACCCGGAATATATAGAAAGTGTGGAACGATACTGCCCCACTTCAAACTCTTGGAGGTCAGTCTGATGGGACATTTTTCACAGCAAAGTGTGCTAAGCGTTTCAAGAATTTGTTAAAGTTTGCTTAACAACTATCTACTACATCGGTAGCTTGTACCAAATCCGTGTGGTTGTTTGACCAGAAATGATAATTGTCTTAAAACATACTAATTCTAGAAGGGCGCTCGGACACAGCTGCCAATGCTAACGCCGCCAATGCTAACACCACAGAGTCCAACACTGCCAAGGCTAATGTCCTATCTGCCATGTAATACAATTGTGGATCTGCCCTTTTATCCAAGCCTTTGGTCAAGCCCCACCCCTTCAGAATTTCATGAAACCAGGTTTAGCAGCTTGTTAAACGAAGATCACATgacaaactaaaccaaactgtGGCCTGAGACCAGGGAACAAACCAAAGTGAACCAAACTGTGCCAAACTGAACAGGCCAATGAGATACACAAGGCAGGGACAGTGtcacacaggtgaaacacatcagggCAGACAATCAGAGAagcgggaaacaggacaaaggcaggaaataaaaGTAGCAGGAGACACATAAGGTTAGAactacaaagtaaaacaggaaatatgtTCAACCAAAATCCAATAAAGAGTCCAAACTAAACTTCCCAGTATCCCGATGTAATCCAAACAAATACTTCCAAAAGATGAGAAGGAGTCATTAGTGTCTTATCAGAGCAGATCATGACAGGAAGCACTTTAACCTGATTCGGGTCAATTATTGAACAAGCTGTGTCTTGGCTGATCAGTGCAAATATTCTTACCTATGAATCGCTTCTCTTTCAGCTTCACTTGGCCCTTGGATCTACCTCTGGGCGGTCATGTGGCAAAAGTTTTACAAGGGCAGATCCTGGTCTCAGGAGGGCTGAACAGCGACTACAGGTGTCTTTCCTCCATGTTTCGGTACCACCCAGAGACAGGAAGCACCTATCTGGCGAACATGACTAAACCTCGGGCTAAACACTGCATGGAGACGCTGGACGGCCGCCTCTACGTCGCAGGTGGAACCACCGCAGGTGCGCCTGTGAACGTTGTCGACATGTTCGACTGTGAAGTGTACAACCTGGAGACTGACACCTGGACTGCGATCACATCTCTGCTGTTGCCGCATGTCGGAGCAGGAAGTGCGGTTTTGGAGGGAAAGTTTTACGTGCTGGGTGGATACAGCCACGAGGACTCCAGCGACACAAATATGGTCCATCGTTATGACCCCACAACGCAGAGATGGGAAAACATGGGCAAGATGCCCGGGCCCAACAATGACATACGAGCGGCTCTGCTGTGTTTGCCACCAGATTTACGTTTGTAAGACGTGGTGAGATATATTGTGTAACTCATTGTTTGAGATCTTCTGCTCGCCTGGTTAGATATCAATCGGTCAAGGCTAAAGACCGAAGGTGAGGCCCCAAACCTCTGGAATAGTTTACCTGAGGAATCAGACTTGAAACTGTCACTGTCAGATCATCCGCTGCAGATGAGGGCAGGATGAGGGTATTTCCAATatagtttattttacagtgtaaagtAGATAAATCTTTAGGCTTGTCAAAAGTAGGACATCAATGAATTGTGGTTTATTTTGGGTGAGAGAAATTCAATGTATTTAAAAGGTGTTGTAATAATAAATTGGTTGATGACAGAGGTAGACAAGAAATTATTTCCAGGACAATGGATTCAAAAATACACTGTGAACACAAGAGGGCGCTGTCCCACTTGTGGTCATAGTTCAGTTTTCAGCGCAGAATcagcagagaaaagacaaaagacaatgtagtgagtttatttattttgcagtaaTTACGCTGAATGTTCCCACATATCTTCAATAAAATTCACTGagtaatgaaaacatgaactgagttttgttttttatcattaaatgtCAGGAGAGAACCGCAGTGTGTAgacattgtgtgtgttcatctacATGGGGAAGAGGAGAAACCCGCTGAAGGTGGTGTGTCCGTTCAGGTTATCGAACACTCTGCCGTTGTCCCACAGCTCCACGTGCACCTTGTCGCTCGCCGCCAGTCGCAGAACAACAGAGTTACTGCTGCTGTCCGAGCCGTCGGCTGTCGGGCTTTCATGGGTGGAAATCTGGAGGAGGCCGTTCTTCATTAACATGGCGCCCATCACGTGGGTGTTGTAGCCGTAGGTGCTGAAGCTGAAGAAGTAGGAACCACCGACGGGTGCCGTGAAGATTCCTGCAGCACAGGAAAGACACTAAATGACTCACTGACATTACAAGTTGAGTGAAGTTACATCCACAGAGAAGGTTACGGCAGCaggattctgcaaaaactacagaacggaTTTCCAGAAAGAGGCAGATCGCAGATTTTGAATTGTGGCTTTTCAGAACCAAGGAACAGGAAACTCAAGGtgattaatgaattattattagaattaaTTTATTCATGATCCAAAACAGAATACATGCTCCATTAGAGCTGGAATGTGATTTACAGACAtctaaaaaataatgattagtCATGTGGCATCATTGAATTCTCTCACGTTGTTCGATCTTGTTTCAAAATACCAGAAGCAGGTGTTTGAGTTTTAGAGCCTCTGGACATTTAGTGTCTACACGAACAAATTAGTTTCAAACCAGTTCTGTGATGTTGATATTTTTCTGAAACGAAACGACAAAAACAACCTGTATTTTGATCGTAGGCGTCGCCGGTGTTTGAGAAGACTCTTTTAAAAATGAGAGACTTGTCTGTGCAGGGTCCGCTGTAAATCTCCCCAGAGTTTGACAGAGAGGCCGAGAATGCGATCTGAGGAGCGGCTGTGGGAAAGAGAAATGTAGAGAAGTGTTCACgttaaagtgaaagaaatcacacacagagaataaatgatgacaaacatcactgagctaataactttactttgaaaaaatattatttggaCAGTAAATGTTATGCTTTGAGTGTTATTTCAGGTTTTAAgacttgttttagttttaaagagTTCAGTTGACCAGTTTATTTACGTTTTATGTCAATTGTTTATGTGTTATGTCTTTTTAAGAAATATTTACAAAGTTATTTCAGGGTTTAAGACTTATTTCAGGATgatcagatacatttttctattGTAGAATATTGATGAACCAATGCTTAAAGTCTGCTTGTCTTACCTTTACCCCCGCTCTGTTTCAGCTTATCAATCTCCATCTCTGAGGCATTCAGTCGTGTTTGCAGGTCTGTGCCcgttttgaaaataaaatatattaactGACAGAAAACCAAAATGCATTACTGGGAATATATGTGGTAATATTCCAGTCGTCATCTCGTACCTTTGTTCTCCTCCTTCAGTTTGTCCATGTCGGCCTTCTGTCCCGTCAGCTCGTCCACAGTCGCGTTGAGCCGGGCCTCCAGGGCTTCAAGATCCTTCTGTTGGGTTTCTACATGTCTCTGATTCTCCTGTAAATCCTTCGTCAGCTTCTCTTGAGCTCTCATCAACTCACCCACGTCCACGTCGCCTCTCTGTCCAAACCCAGGCTCCACACACAAGAACCCCAGGAGGCTCAACACAAGCAAAGCCCAGGACCCCATTGGCTCACCTGTAAATTTGTGTTGTATGATGTGCTGTAAGTTGTGTCTTGCTTGTGGAGGGAGGTTTTTCTGCAGTGGCTTATATACCTGCCCTCCTCATTGAAGAGGGGACATGAGGAAGCAGTGTTCAGGCCCCTCAGGGACCCAAGTTCTACTCGTGTCCCAACAGGCCCTGGTAGGATTGTGCAAACATGGTTTccaaataaaaagaatgaataatacaatataaGTTTTGTAGTTTCACAATGTGTTATAATGTAAAAATCCCATCTTCACAATAGCACACAGACAAATCCAAGAAAACTCCACGGTAACCTCCTTTCCAACGATCAAAATGCCTTTATTCACATATCATTGTCATACTAAGCGTTACAACCATCAATGTCTATTATTTTCATATGTTCTGATAATTTTCTACTTGGTACTTTTGATTATTTCATCCAGAAGCCGATTAAATACCCAACAACTAGTGTCTAAAGTGCTGAGGCAGTCGGAGAAGACATGCCCGGATGTCAGTGACAGCCCCAGGAAGTTTGCCCATGTTTTCCCATCGCTGTGTGCAGGGATCAAACCGGTGCACCAGCCCAGACTCACTGTAGTCGTCCTGGCAGTATCCACCCAGTATATAGATCTTCTCTTCCAGGACGGCGGAGGCTGCACCCACATGGGGAACAGGCAGGGATGCCAAAGCAGTCCAAGAGTCGGTCACGGGATCGAACACCTCACAGGCTTGTTGATTGGTGTAAAATGCCCTCAGGTTACAAACTCCACCGGTGACGTAGAGACGGCCTCGCAGGGCCTCCATGCAGTGCTGAGCCCGGTCATGGGCCATGTCCGCCAGGTAGGTGGTTCCTCTCTGTGGGTGGTACAGGAACATGGAAGCCAGACACACATACCTGCAGTCGAAACCTCCAGAAACGAAGATTCCTCCGTCGACGACAGTGACAGCAGAGCCGCTCAGAGTCCGATCCAGGGGCTGGACAAAGCTgggaaacatgaaaacatagcAGAAACTTAAATGAAACACCAGCTGATATATATTGTGCTGTTGATTGCAGCTCACGAGCACCGAACTCTGTTAAAACTTACATTGTCCAAAGTTATTTTCAAATCTGACAACAGAACTGATTCTTGTGCGTAGGACAAAATGTTAGTCTATCAAATGTTGTGGCAGCTTGTCTCCTATTGAAGACCAGACGCACCCATCATACATGTGATGTTGAACATACTAAAGCTGGACCTTCATGCATCTCACCCTGATTCTGCTCTGAAAGGTCAGTACTGTGTCAGACAGTCGGCGTTGAGTGTGACATCACAAATCGTACCTCCAGGAGTCAGTGTCTGGGTTGTACATCTCAACACTGTGCACGTTGCTGTCGATCTCTTTATCTCCACCGACGGCGTAAAGGCGTCGCTCAAGTGCCACGACTGAGAAGTTACTTCTGAACTCCAGCATGTCTGCCAGCCTCTTCCAGCTGTTCTGCACAGGATCGTAACTAGCACATGTGCGATGAAGATGAAGGTAAAGACGGATATAGTGAGGCCACAGTTGTTACTGAAATTGATTAGAGGATATTTGTGTCATGATTCTCTCCATTTACCTATGGGCAGATTTCATTATATTATCCTTAGCGTAGAAGTAACACCCTCCAATCACATACAGCTTTCCATCCATTGCTGTGACTCCATGCCTGAACTTGGGCTTGTCTGGCATCTCACCCATCCTCCTCCATTCCATCTCCCTCACCAACCCGGTGCCACTGCGCAGGGAGTTTGCAAACCACAGCTCCCTGCTTGGTATGCGTTGACCCATATCTGGGTTCAGCTGGTCTCCCCCGACCAGAACCAGGGCGTCCTTGGGTCGCCTGACCCGCCACTGATCCTGGGGCTGTGGAAGGCTGAAACCAAATTCCTTGAGTGCTGAACCATAGAGTTCCACTTCTTTGTTTCCGAAGCACTCCAGGCGCAGGTTAATGGCCCTGACCTCCCGGAACTCTCGAAACGTCATAAGTGGAAAGCGGACTGCGGTCATCAGTCGGCCAGCTTGGCCCAATCGCTCTTCAGGATCGGCCTCAATCCATGAGATTACAGCTCGAAATACAGCCAGCTCCGAGGGCACGCACAGGCCATCACAGCTGAGGTAATCTAGAAGCTTCTCCGCCGGTAGGTCCTGAAACTTTGCCGTGGATGACACCTCCCAGAAGTTCCTCAGTACAAAGTCATTGGCTTCTTCAAGGAGCTCTGACATCCCATAGGCTTCCGCAAAAGACGCAATGTCCAGACATGACTCTGCCTCCATTTCGCACCGCATGAAGTCGAGGCAAAGCGACAGGGCGGGCTGgaactgcagctgcagagctgtGCAGGTGATCTCGAAGACACAGTCCCAGCTGAGCGACAGGGTCCCACTGTAGGAGCAGCCAATAAGGGCCTGGAAGTCAGATGCTACCAGGAAGGGAAGGGCAACACAGGTCAGATGGGATTCCCTCATTCCGCAGGTGAACATGCCACGGAAGTAGTCACTGCTCGCTGCAAGGATGACTCTGTGAACTTGAGACATAcaaaagaagagtttaaacaTCGACCAAAATCAAATAATCAACCAGATAACTAGAGATTAATCAAATAATGTCATCAAACCATGGTGTAAAGTCCCGTCCACATCCAAAATCACATCACAGCCCACTCCGTCTGCCCACAGCTGTTCAACAGAACGAAGACTAATCTTCATCTCATCCACAGCAGAGATCTTTCGCTCTTCCTTCTTGGCTCTTCCATCTTCCCTCGTCCCCTCCTCTTCGTTGCAGATTTCCAGCACTCTAGCGACCCCCAGTGCTTGAGCTGCAGCCTTGACGTTTGCCGTGGTGTCTTTGTTTAAAGGAGATATTACCCCAGTGTAGGCAAACTCCACAACTGCCTGAAGCCCAACAGGATCAACCTCAGAACCCAGTGACACCGACCACCTATGGAAACCTCCATCCTCATCTGTATGTTCTCCACGTGTGTCCCTCAGTCTCTGCAGGAGGACGGAGCTGACGGCAGCCAGGACAGGGGAGTGCACGTGGAGGCTGCTCCCATTCTCAGTGTTTAGAGTCAGGTCTGTGAGAAGAGATGAATCCCAGAGTTCCTTCAGGGCCCTGAACATCTCTTTGGAAGAGCGTTCACTGTGGTAAATATGGACGTTATCCCCACGTCCTTCATCCCTGAATGCCTCCTCGCTCCTACGCTCCCCGATTCCCTCCGGACGAGGACGTATTACTCCGACCTCTGACCCTTCTGTCTCACCCCCTCCTGTCGATAGACCCATCCTGGAGTCATTGTAAGCCACGATCCTCCTCAGCTCGCGGTTCTCCTGCTTCATCCCTTCTCCGCCCTCTTCAATCActcgtttcctcctctccttttctttcctccaccgCTCTTCCCAATCCATCGGCAGGTTATGTCTGCTGAACTCCATCTCAGGAAGGAGATTTAACTTGGCGTCTCTGTGGTATTTATAAAAGCTGACATACAGACACACCTTACTACAGATTTACAGATTTGCTTCTGTCCCTTCTCAAATCTTTTTCTCATGCACCCTCAACTCTTCTCTCTCGTCCAGACACAACTTTCCTCACTGCGTAAACAGGCA
The genomic region above belongs to Hippoglossus hippoglossus isolate fHipHip1 chromosome 18, fHipHip1.pri, whole genome shotgun sequence and contains:
- the cbln11 gene encoding cerebellin 11, whose translation is MGSWALLVLSLLGFLCVEPGFGQRGDVDVGELMRAQEKLTKDLQENQRHVETQQKDLEALEARLNATVDELTGQKADMDKLKEENKDLQTRLNASEMEIDKLKQSGGKAAPQIAFSASLSNSGEIYSGPCTDKSLIFKRVFSNTGDAYDQNTGIFTAPVGGSYFFSFSTYGYNTHVMGAMLMKNGLLQISTHESPTADGSDSSSNSVVLRLAASDKVHVELWDNGRVFDNLNGHTTFSGFLLFPM
- the LOC117779092 gene encoding kelch-like protein 33, giving the protein MGSEDEGYNSERLNNGKRAVEEQCKDPKEVEERRRNDSRILGVWTEEEDESEKLTNEEDSFTGSRGEFEEDPEKLLEEQDDSSDEEEADHISYKDMDCNDEDEGKVYCKDDYPTDLFRTLTEFRDSALLTDLHLSTEVGKSFQVHSPVLAAVSSVVRESLSRRNIENDKREDDTRWSMSLGPGVDAVGLEAVVEFAYSGFMSRLDKDTVNQIKGAAQTLCVPRVMDLCNEEESPKTGGRKKEEKISAAEERKISLQSIKQLWMDRVGCDVTLEGIGESLPVHRVILAAGSDYFHGMFTSGMRESHQPRVALPSLLASELELLVGCSYSGALPLSWSFVFEITSTTLQLQYQPALSMCLDFLQAEINPLSCLDVASFAEAYEMVQLRETADDFVMRQFEKVACTLKFKDLPAKQLLKYLNSHSLCVPSELVVFKAVVAWIQAKPKKRLKLAKVLMKTIHFPLMTFKEFKEVQSWDIWTHHSLVELYEAIFEEFWSNEISPESQCRIYLPKESLVLIGGDQTSEDLSSRSISRELWFGNSLRSHTGIKKAIEWRRLGEMPESVRFSHEVAVLTGQLYVFGGKKYYGTCDTLNSVYRYDPHQNSWESLADMQQMRCLFSVVVLDGKMFSIGGHCDPEYIESVERYCPTSNSWSFTWPLDLPLGGHVAKVLQGQILVSGGLNSDYRCLSSMFRYHPETGSTYLANMTKPRAKHCMETLDGRLYVAGGTTAGAPVNVVDMFDCEVYNLETDTWTAITSLLLPHVGAGSAVLEGKFYVLGGYSHEDSSDTNMVHRYDPTTQRWENMGKMPGPNNDIRAALLCLPPDLRL
- the si:ch211-63p21.8 gene encoding kelch-like protein 33; translated protein: MEFSRHNLPMDWEERWRKEKERRKRVIEEGGEGMKQENRELRRIVAYNDSRMGLSTGGGETEGSEVGVIRPRPEGIGERRSEEAFRDEGRGDNVHIYHSERSSKEMFRALKELWDSSLLTDLTLNTENGSSLHVHSPVLAAVSSVLLQRLRDTRGEHTDEDGGFHRWSVSLGSEVDPVGLQAVVEFAYTGVISPLNKDTTANVKAAAQALGVARVLEICNEEEGTREDGRAKKEERKISAVDEMKISLRSVEQLWADGVGCDVILDVDGTLHHVHRVILAASSDYFRGMFTCGMRESHLTCVALPFLVASDFQALIGCSYSGTLSLSWDCVFEITCTALQLQFQPALSLCLDFMRCEMEAESCLDIASFAEAYGMSELLEEANDFVLRNFWEVSSTAKFQDLPAEKLLDYLSCDGLCVPSELAVFRAVISWIEADPEERLGQAGRLMTAVRFPLMTFREFREVRAINLRLECFGNKEVELYGSALKEFGFSLPQPQDQWRVRRPKDALVLVGGDQLNPDMGQRIPSRELWFANSLRSGTGLVREMEWRRMGEMPDKPKFRHGVTAMDGKLYVIGGCYFYAKDNIMKSAHSYDPVQNSWKRLADMLEFRSNFSVVALERRLYAVGGDKEIDSNVHSVEMYNPDTDSWSFVQPLDRTLSGSAVTVVDGGIFVSGGFDCRYVCLASMFLYHPQRGTTYLADMAHDRAQHCMEALRGRLYVTGGVCNLRAFYTNQQACEVFDPVTDSWTALASLPVPHVGAASAVLEEKIYILGGYCQDDYSESGLVHRFDPCTQRWENMGKLPGAVTDIRACLLRLPQHFRH